GGAGTAGGTAGCCGCCGGTGCCCTTTCTGCCTGATCCACTGGATGCCTCGCTTGCCGATGCAGTTCCCTCAAGTAGTTGGTGGAACGGGCTGGAGTCACCGCGTCCACGCTGGCCCAGTGACGCGCTGGTTGGGCCGCCTATTCCTCATGGGCCGTGGGCCTGGTGGCGAGTTGGACGAGCCACCCGTGCCTGGGTCTTCAATGTCAGCACGCCCGCTAGATGTTGCTGGTGCAGGGCGCTGACATCCCCCTCCTTGCGAGGAGGCTTGCCCCCAAGCCTCTGCAGCCGAGAACCTAGCCTGGAGAGCCAGCTTGTCCTCCCAAGTGTCTTGGAGAACGGCCGGATTGGACCAACGAATGAGCACTTGCTCGACCATTGAGCCATTCTTTCTTCGCCATCGCTGCTGTAAGACTGCAACCGGCACCACAGGTATATCAGAATGGTCTGCCAGGGTAGGTGAGGATGTCGTACCCGGGTTGAGGCAGCGGCGCAGTTGTGAAATGTGGAACACGGAATGCACTTTGGAGTGCGCTGGGAGGTCCAGCCGGTAAGCAACCTCGTTGATCTTGGCAATAATCTTGAAAGGCCCGAAGAACTTGAATGACAACTTGTGGTTGGCGCGGCGGGCCACCGAAGTCTGGATGTACGGCTGCAGTTTGAGATACACCGAGTCCCCCACTGAGAATGCCCGAGCAGAGCGCTTTTTGTCTGCCTGGGCTTTCATATGCTGCTGCGCGCGATGGAGGTGCTGCTGCAATAGATCTTGAATGACTGCCCGCTCATCGAGCCATGTTTGCAGAGCAGGAACCGTACACTCACTGGCTGTTGTGATCCCCCAATGGCGCGGTTCATGGCCAAACATAGCTTTGAAAGGTGACATACCAATGCTGGAGTGGAAAGAGGAGTTGTACCAGAATTGGGCGAGTGGTATCCAGTGGCTCCAGCGTTGTGGGCATGCATGTACAAAGCATCGAAGGTATGTTTCCACACACTGGTTGACGCGTTCCGTCTggccatctgtctgtgggtggtTGGCGGTGCTCATTCGCAGCTCAGTCCCAGCATATTTGAACAGCTCTCGCCAAAACAGGCTAGTGAATACTGGATCGCGGTCAGAGACAATAGAGCTTGGGAACCCATGTATTCGATAGATGTTGTTCATATACAGCAGGGCCACCTTGGATGCCGTGTAAGGGTGTGCGAGGGGAATGAAGTGGGCAAATTTGGTGCGTTTATCAACGACCACCCAGAGGAAGTTGAACTTGCCAGATTGAGGAAGGCTGTCGACAAAATCCATAGAAATCATCTCCCAAGGCTGCTGTGGTATGGGCAAGGGTTCCAGGAGGCCTGGTGATGGTGACCGATCTGGCTTGGCTTGCTGACAGGTGGGACAGCAGCGCACGTATTGCAGCACGTGGATCTTCATCTTTGGCCATGCGAAAAGGCGACGAATGCGTCGGAAAGTAGCTGGGAATCCCGAGTGCCACCCATTGGGCTATCATGGAATGCTTCCATAATATTCTGTTGCAATTCAGTGGAACCTCCCAGCCAGATCCGCTCTCAGAACCTCAGGATGCCATTCTGGATTGTGAAACGCCCCTTTGGGTCTTCGCGGATGGCCAGTTGCGCAAGTAGCTTCTGGGCTTGAGGATTACAATTGTAGCTGCTGACGACGTCTTGGAGCCAACTGGGGCGGCACGTAGTGACGGTGAATAGGGTTGTTGGTGAGTTGGCGCGCGACATGGCGTCCGTAGCTATGTTCTCGGTACCCTTCTTATATCTGATGATGTAACGAAGGCCGAGCAGTTTGGTAAATGCCCGTTGCTGCCAAGGTGTCGTGAGACGCTGCTCTTCGAGGTGGATCAAACTCTTCTGGTCTGTGTGGATGATGAATTCGTTGTGCTGCAAGTACGGCCACCATTGATCGACCGCGACCACAATGGCCAGATAATCTTTCTCATAGGTGGAGAGCCCTTGATAGCGGGGGCTTAAGCTCTTGCTCATGTATGCAATAGATGACCATCTTGTTGAAGTACTGCTCCAATCCCTCTATCGCACGCGTCTGTTTAGATAGTAAATGGCCGGCTGAAGTTTGGTAGGGCATGAACTGGTGCCGAAGTGAGTTGCTGCTTCAACAAAGTGAACGCTTGTGTTGTGTTGTCGGTCCAGACAAAGGGAGTCCGCTTCTTAAGCAGATTGAACAGGGGATGGGCGATGACACCGAAAGCACGGACAAATCTGCGGTAATAACCCGCGAGGCCCAGGAAACGACGCACCTCCTTGGCATCTTGGGGCACGGGCCACGCTTGAACTGCTTGTATCTTGCTCGGGTCTGTGGCTGCCCCCTTGTCGCCGATCACGTGCCCGAGGTAGGCGAGCTGCCTTTGTCCAAATTCACACTTTGCTAGCTTCACTTTCCATTGATCGCGACGCAGCAGGGTCAATACTTGCCTGAGATGATCCATGTGCTCTTCCCACGTTTTGCTGAAGACCAGAATGTCATCGAAGAACAGGAGTACACAGTGATGCAGCAGTGGATGAAATGTGTCTGTCATGGCCCCTATAAAGGTAGGTGGCCCCCCTGCGAGCCCGAACGATAAAACCTGGAACTCATAGTGCCCAGTGTGTGTCTGGAAGGCTATCTTGTACTCTTCACCTTTTGCAAGACGAATCTGATGATACCCAGCCTGGAGATTGAGCTTGGAGAACCAGGCCGCTCCATGCAATTCATCTAACAACTCTTCGATGATAGGAACAGGGAACTTGCTGACACAATTCATGGCGTTGAGATGCCTGTAATCGACGCATAGACGCCAGGTTCCGTCCTTCTTTTTGACCCAAATGACGGGCAAGGAGAAACTGTTGTTGTTGCGTTGTATCACCCCCGAATTCAACAGCTCCTCGACCTGTCGTTCTATCTCTGATTTGAGCTCTGGCTTGTGCCTGTACGGTCGTATGTTCACCAGTTGAGCACCTGGCATGAGAGGAATTTTATGGTCGCACGCACGGCGCGGTGGCAGCCCCACAGGTTCACCAAACACATCTTGGAACTCATCTAATATGCACTGCAAGTCTGGTGGTGTGGTGGTGGTAGCGGGGCAGTCCTCTGATATAGGGTACAGCAGAACCATATGAAGCAGAGAGCCCTGACAATGCATGTTCTGGAGCTGAAGCCTGCTAATCAGATGACAATCTATGGTGTTGGTCTCATGGCCGAACAGGCGAGCTGAACCCAGCGGAGTTGGGATTTGAATGACCTTGTTCTTCCAATCAACAGTCATTGGACTATGCATCTCTAGCCAGTCCATACCGAGAATAGCATCATAAGTGCCCAGTGGGAGGATCTTCATGTCTGTGACGAATTCTTGCCCTTGAGATGCCCACCTGCAGGCCGACAGGACTGCAGAACAGGTGAGTTCACCATCGTCCGCCACGCGGACGCGGCAGGATTGTTGCAGCAGCACGACCCCTGACAGCTGCTGCGCCAACGCTTGGTTGATGAACGAGGTGGAACTCCCGCTATCCATGAGCAACAGGACCTCACGCCCTTGAATGGACGCCAGCAGCTGGAAACCCTTTGGTGATACAGTGCCGTCGAGAGCCGACCGTGATATGGCCATCACCGTGTCGCTCGGCCCCGTACCCTCGCTCGGTGGTGACGAAGAGTCGACGCCGAAGAGCTCGAGCATCTCTTCGACGACGTGCAGCTGGACCGATGCGGGGCAGACGTGGTCGTGGCCCCAGCGCTCGCCGCACTTGAAGCACAGCTCGCGGGCGTGCAGGTAGTCGCGCAGCACCTTGACCTTGCCATTGTCGGCGCGCGTGGCGTCAGTACCGCGGCGATCTGTTGCTGCCGAGGAAGCGGGTGCCGCCTCCACCCgcgtcggtggcggcggcagtGGTAGCGCCACTCCCGCGCGCGCAGGAGGATCATGCGAACGGCGTGTGGTGTACGCCGCACCATCGACCACCTCTTCTTGCAAGAGAGCCAGAGCGCACGCTGTCTCCAAATCAGGTGGCCTCTAAACCAAGACCACGACGCGGATGTCCTTCCGGAGTCCCTCGACAAAACGCGTGAGAAAATAGACCGGATGAATTGTGTCAGAATAAGAACTGAGATGGTTAATAATGGACTCAAATTGCTCAATGTAATCTGCAACTATTGTTGTCTGCCGTATAGTGTAAAACTGACGGATCAACGTTTGGTGACTATCGCGACCAAAACGCGTACACAATAGAGTCGTGAAGGATTCCCAATCGAATTCTACGAGCCGCTTCTGAATAGACTGTAACTAGATGGATGCAGAGCCCGAAAAATTAAATGCAGCCATGGGTACCCAGAACGAGGGAAGAATTCCAAACATGGTAAAGTACTGCTCGCAGAGAGTTTTCCACAGCTTGGGGTTGTCGCTCGTGAACTGCGGAAACTAGATGGATGGGTGCGCTTGACCCAGGCCGCTGAGTAGCTGGCTCGCGTGAGCGAACGGAGAGAGAGCAGGGGGTGACGAGTGGGCGTCGTACTGACCGTTtgccgggagcggcggcggcgtctgGAGCGACGCCGCGGCGGCCCCCATGAGATGTTGAAGACGCCGTGGCCAACGGGCCCTAGGAGCTGTGACGCCGCGCGGGACGCGGTCCCGGTGTGGGCACCGGTCGTCGCAGGCATGACGGTGTTCAGAGGAAGCGCCTGGTTCGTCGCGGCCTCTGGTCGTGGTGGTGGAGAAGCTCTCTGCAACACTGCCACCGCATCGGACAGATCGGCGACGCGCCGCTCGAGTCAGGGCGCCACGCGACGAGGTCGTCGATCTTGGAGTTGGAGACGTGGATCGCGGTGGTGTGCTCCTTGAGGGTCGTTTCCAGCCACTCCAGGAAGGACTGGACGGATGGATCCATGGCCGTGAGCTGAGCTTGTCCTTGGCGCAGGGATCAGGTCTCGATAAACTGGGCCAGATCGGCGTTGTGGAAGGGGGTGGGGATGGTCTCTGATACTAGATGTAAGGAACTGGATATAGATCACTCGCGATTTGGGGTGGCTACAAGCGTCGATCGAAGGAATTGTCTCTGGTACAAGAACTAGGGTTACAAGAATGGGGAATCGGGAGCAGGTAGCCGCCGATGCCGTTTCTGCCTGATCCACTGGATGCCTCGCTTGCCGATGCGGTTCCATCAAGTAGTTGGTGGAACGGGCTGGAGTCACCGCGTCCATGCTGGCCCAGTGACGCGCTGGTTGGGCCACCTGTTCCTCGTGGGCCGTGGGCCTGGTGGCGAGTTGGACGAGCCACCCGTGCCTGGGTCTTCAATGTCAGCACGCCCGCTGGATGCTGCTGGTGTAGGGGCGCTGACATCCCCCTCCTTGCGAGGAGTCTTGCCCCCAAGCCTCTGCAGCCGGGAACCTGGCCTGGAGAGCCAGCTTGTCCTCCAAGGTGTCTTGGAGAGCGGCCAGATTGGACCAAAGAATGAGCACTTGCTCGACCATTGAGCCGTTCTTCCTTCACCACCGCTGTTGTAACATTGCAACTGGCACCACAGGTATATCAGAATGGTCTGGCAGGGTAGGTGAGGATGTCGTACCCGGGTTGAGGCAGCGGCGCAGTTGTGAAACATGGAACACGGAATGCACTTTGGAGTGCGCTGGGAGGTCCAGCCGGTAAGCAACCTCGTTGATCTTGGCAATAATCTTGAAAGGCCCGAAGAACTTGAATGACAACTTGTGGTTGGCGCGGCGGGCCACCGAAGTCTGGATGTACGGCTGCAATTTGAGATACACCGAGTCCCCCACCGAGAATGCCCGAGCATAGTGCTTTTTGTCTGCCTGGGCTTTCATATGCTGCTGCGCGCGATGGAGGTGCCGCTGCAATAGATCTTGAATGACTGCCCGCTCGTCGAGCCATGTTTGCAGAGCAGGAACCGTTCGTGGCCAAACATATATAGCTTTGAAAGGTGACATACCAATGCTGGAGTGGAAAGAGGAGTGTGTACCAGAATTGGGCGAGTGGTATACAGTGGCTC
The sequence above is a segment of the Aegilops tauschii subsp. strangulata cultivar AL8/78 chromosome 6, Aet v6.0, whole genome shotgun sequence genome. Coding sequences within it:
- the LOC141026176 gene encoding uncharacterized protein, coding for MHAHNAGATVYHSPNSGTHSSFHSSIGMSPFKAIYVWPRTVPALQTWLDERAVIQDLLQRHLHRAQQHMKAQADKKHYARAFSVGDSVYLKLQPYIQTSVARRANHKLSFKFFGPFKIIAKINEVAYRLDLPAHSKVHSVFHVSQLRRCLNPGTTSSPTLPDHSDIPVVPVAMLQQRW